One Primulina huaijiensis isolate GDHJ02 chromosome 5, ASM1229523v2, whole genome shotgun sequence DNA segment encodes these proteins:
- the LOC140976835 gene encoding calcium permeable stress-gated cation channel 1-like isoform X1: MATLGDIGVAAGINILSALVFLVAFAILRLQPFNDRVYFPKWYLNGLRSSPVQSGAYVSKFVNLDWRSYVRFLNWVPNTLRMPEPELIDHAGLDSAVYLRIYLLGLKIFVPLALLAWAILVPVNWTNNALAISEVMEKLEYSDIDKLSISNIPYGSKRFWTHIVMAYAFTFWTCYALKKEYAAVATMRLHFLASESRRPDQFTVLVRNVPPDLDESVSESVEHFFLVNHPNHYLTHQVVINANKLAKLIKKKKSKENWLDYYQLKCSRNQSQRPMTKTGFLGLWGEKVDAIDHQTSEIQRLSKEIDEERVRVKTDSDCIMPAAFVSFKTRWGAAVCAQTQQSRNPTMWLTEWASEPRDIYWNNLAIPYVSLTVRRLIASVAFFFLTFFFMIPITIVQSLANIEGIEKRAPFLKSVIELHFIKSLIQGFLPGIILKIFLIVLPSILMIMSKFEGFLSISSLERRSALRHYIFNFVNVFLVSVIAGTAFQQLNSFLHKSANEIPKTIGVAIPMKATFFITYIMIDGWAGVAGEILRLKPLIFFHLRNFFLVKTEKDREEAMNPGSIGFNTGEPQIQLYFLLGLVYAVVTPVLLPFILVFFVLAYVVFRHQIINVYNQQYESAASFWPDVHGRIISALVFSQLILMGLLSTKGAAQSTPFLIALPVLTISFQRYCKARYEPAFVSYPLQEAMMKDTLERAREPNLNLKAYLQYAYVHPVFKNDEGDEDYDDVYDVKLDESVLVPTKRQSRKNTPAPSKTSSTSSLDCP, translated from the exons TTTCCAAAATGGTACCTCAATGGTTTGAGAAGCAGTCCCGTGCAGTCAGGCGCTTATGTGAGCAAATTTGTTAATTTGGACTGGCGATCGTATGTTAGGTTTTTGAATTGGGTACCAAATACTCTGAGAATGCCAGAGCCAGAGCTCATTGATCATGCTGGGCTGGATTCAGCCGTCTATTTACGAATTTACTTGCTGGG ACTAAAAATTTTTGTTCCCTTAGCATTGTTAGCTTGGGCTATCCTTGTGCCAGTAAACTGGACGAACAACGCCTTGGCTATATCTGAAGTTATGGAAAAGCTAGAGTATAGTGATATCGACAAGCTTTCTATTTCAAACATTCCATATGGATCAAAAAG GTTTTGGACTCATATTGTGATGGCATATGCCTTTACTTTTTGGACATGCTACGCTCTAAAAAAGGAGTATGCGGCCGTTGCAACAATGCGCTTGCACTTTCTTGCTTCTGAAAGCCGTCGTCCTGATCAATTCACG GTTCTGGTTAGAAATGTGCCTCCTGACCTTGATGAATCAGTGTCGGAATCTGTGGAGCATTTTTTCTTGGTGAACCATCCAAATCATTATCTGACTCATCAG GTTGTCATTAATGCCAATAAACTTGctaaactgatcaagaagaaaaaaagcAAGGAAAATTGGCTCGACTATTACCAATTAAAGTGTTCAAGAAATCAATCACAACGACCAATGACAAAG ACTGGTTTCCTTGGCCTTTGGGGAGAGAAAGTGGATGCAATTGATCATCAGACATCTGAAATTCAGAGACTGTCAAAAGAA ATAGATGAAGAGCGGGTAAGGGTGAAAACTGATAGTGATTGCATTATGCCAGCAGCGTTTGTCTCCTTCAAAACTCGTTGGGGTGCTGCTGTTTGTGCGCAAACTCAGCAATCAAGAAATCCGACTATGTGGTTAACCGAGTGGGCTTCGGAGCCACGTGATATCTACTGGAATAATCTGGCAATACCCTATGTTTCACTGACTGTTAGGAGGCTTATTGCTTCTGTTGCTTTTTTCTTCCTTACATTCTTTTTCATGATCCCCATTACCATTGTGCAATCTCTTGCGAATATTGAGGGTATAGAGAAAAGGGCACCATTTCTCAAGTCGGTTATTGAACT CCATTTTATCAAGTCTTTAATCCAAGGTTTTTTACCTGGAATTATTCTGAAGATTTTTCTCATTGTGCTGCCATCCATATTGATGATAATGTCCAAATTTGAGGGATTTCTGTCCATTTCATCGCTGGAGAGAAGATCAGCATTGAGACATTATATCTTCAACTTCGTGAATGTTTTCCTTGTGAGCGTAATAGCAGGAACTGCTTTTCAACAACTCAACAGTTTTCTTCACAAGTCCGCCAACGA AATTCCTAAAACAATTGGTGTTGCAATTCCTATGAAAGCCACTTTCTTCATCACTTATATAATGATAGATGGATGGGCTGGTGTAGCGGGAGAAATCTTGAGATTGAAACCTCTGATATTCTTTCATCTAAGAAACTTTTTTTTGGTGAAGACTGAAAAGGATAGAGAGGAGGCAATGAATCCAGGGAGCATTGGCTTTAATACTGGTGAACCTCAGATACAGTTATATTTTCTTCTAGGCCTTGTTTATGCTGTTGTGACACCAGTTCTGCTTCCATTTATATTGGTTTTCTTTGTGCTGGCTTATGTCGTATTCCGGCATCAG ATCATAAATGTGTACAACCAACAGTACGAAAGTGCTGCATCCTTTTGGCCAGATGTCCATGGACGCATAATATCAGCTCTGGTCTTCTCCCAGCTAATTCTAATGGGATTGCTAAGTACAAAAGGAGCTGCTCAATCCACGCCATTCTTAATTGCACTTCCTGTGTTGACCATCTCATTTCAAAGATACTGCAAAGCCCGTTATGAGCCAGCTTTTGTGTCCTACCCTTTACAG GAAGCAATGATGAAAGATACTTTAGAACGGGCACGAGAACCGAACCTGAATTTAAAAGCCTATCTGCAATATGCTTATGTCCACCCAGTTTTTAAAAATGACGAGGGTGATGAAGATTATGATGATGTATATGATGTGAAGTTAGATGAAAGTGTTCTAGTGCCTACGAAACGCCAGTCTCGAAAAAATACACCAGCGCCGAGCAAAACAAGCAGCACTTCCTCGTTGGATTGTCCCTGA
- the LOC140976836 gene encoding transcription termination factor MTERF4, chloroplastic-like, which translates to MKIISFTSIAKPPFLLVHSVTFNQPQLSYVSSLTISSCYAKRCVLLVRSNASVAGRALSSKALHLSSSKENKLEKEVNPASFYTHRSLLQMKNERIANRAHVYEFLRGIGIIPDELDGLELPVSAEVMKERVNFLQNLGLSIEDINNYPLVLGCSVKKNMIPVLDYLGKLGVRKSTFTEFLRRYPQVLHASVVVDLAPVVKYLQGMDIKPNDIPRVLERYPEVLGFKLEGTMSTSVAYLVGIGVARREIGRVLTTYPEILGMRVGRVIKPFVEYLGSMGIPSLAVARLIEKSPHILGFELNERVKTNGKLLLEYNVSQKSLASVIAQYPEIIGIDLETKLLSQQSSLKRIIGLGPKDFGRVIEKMPQIVSLSDKAIVRHVNFLKECKFSLEQVKTMVVGCPQLLALNIDIMKLNFEFFESTMNRPLDDLVSFPAYFTYGLASTIKPRHKMIASKGFKCSLSWLLNCSDEKFEERMSYDSFDIEEIEPYSSSFDLNTLMQPVSEDSDSDYEDDSVDG; encoded by the coding sequence ATGAAGATAATTAGCTTTACAAGCATTGCAAAACCCCCATTTTTGCTAGTGCACTCCGTTACATTTAACCAACCCCAGTTGAGTTATGTTTCATCTCTAACAATTTCAAGCTGTTATGCCAAGAGATGTGTATTGTTGGTGAGGTCAAACGCCTCTGTAGCTGGTAGAGCACTTTCATCTAAGGCCTTACATTTATCTTCCTCCAAGGAGAACAAACTCGAGAAAGAAGTTAATCCTGCTTCGTTCTATACACATCGTAGTTTATTGCAGATGAAGAATGAGAGGATAGCTAACCGTGCCCATGTTTACGAATTTTTGAGGGGCATCGGGATTATACCAGATGAGCTTGATGGATTAGAACTTCCTGTTTCTGCTGAGGTCATGAAAGAACGTGTGAACTTCCTTCAGAATTTAGGGCTTTCGATCGAAGACATTAACAATTACCCTCTTGTCCTTGGCTGCAGTGTAAAGAAAAACATGATTCCAGTTCTAGATTACCTTGGAAAATTGGGCGTACGAAAATCTACTTTCACAGAGTTTCTGCGTCGGTACCCACAAGTTCTCCATGCTAGTGTTGTTGTTGACCTTGCACCAGTTGTTAAGTATCTGCAAGGTATGGACATTAAGCCTAATGACATTCCCCGAGTGCTGGAGAGGTATCCAGAAGTTCTGGGGTTTAAACTTGAGGGCACCATGAGTACCTCTGTGGCTTATTTGGTTGGAATCGGAGTAGCTAGGAGAGAGATTGGTCGGGTGTTGACTACATATCCAGAGATATTGGGCATGCGAGTAGGACGAGTTATCAAACCTTTCGTTGAATACCTGGGAAGCATGGGAATACCAAGCTTAGCTGTCGCTAGATTAATCGAGAAAAGCCCACACATTCTTGGTTTTGAACTAAATGAGCGGGTGAAAACAAACGGCAAACTCCTTTTGGAATATAATGTTAGCCAAAAGTCCCTTGCCAGTGTGATCGCTCAATATCCCGAAATCATTGGAATTGACCTTGAAACAAAACTTCTCAGCCAACAGAGTTCTCTAAAAAGGATTATTGGATTGGGTCCCAAAGATTTTGGAAGAGTCATAGAGAAGATGCCGCAGATTGTCAGCCTAAGCGACAAAGCAATAGTGAGGCATGTGAATTTCCTCAAAGAATGCAAATTCTCCTTAGAACAAGTGAAAACGATGGTTGTTGGGTGTCCACAGTTGTTGGCCTTGAATATCGACATCATGAAACTTAATTTTGAGTTCTTTGAATCCACTATGAATAGACCACTGGATGATTTGGTTTCTTTCCCAGCTTACTTCACGTATGGACTCGCTTCAACAATTAAGCCCAGGCATAAGATGATCGCAAGTAAGGGATTCAAGTGCTCTCTTTCTTGGCTTCTTAATTGTTCAGACGAGAAATTCGAAGAAAGGATGAGCTATGACTCATTCGACATTGAAGAGATAGAACCATATTCTTCTTCATTTGACCTCAATACTTTGATGCAACCGGTCAGTGAAGACTCGGATTCTGATTATGAAGATGACAGTGTTGATGGATGA
- the LOC140976835 gene encoding calcium permeable stress-gated cation channel 1-like isoform X2 has product MFSLAFAILRLQPFNDRVYFPKWYLNGLRSSPVQSGAYVSKFVNLDWRSYVRFLNWVPNTLRMPEPELIDHAGLDSAVYLRIYLLGLKIFVPLALLAWAILVPVNWTNNALAISEVMEKLEYSDIDKLSISNIPYGSKRFWTHIVMAYAFTFWTCYALKKEYAAVATMRLHFLASESRRPDQFTVLVRNVPPDLDESVSESVEHFFLVNHPNHYLTHQVVINANKLAKLIKKKKSKENWLDYYQLKCSRNQSQRPMTKTGFLGLWGEKVDAIDHQTSEIQRLSKEIDEERVRVKTDSDCIMPAAFVSFKTRWGAAVCAQTQQSRNPTMWLTEWASEPRDIYWNNLAIPYVSLTVRRLIASVAFFFLTFFFMIPITIVQSLANIEGIEKRAPFLKSVIELHFIKSLIQGFLPGIILKIFLIVLPSILMIMSKFEGFLSISSLERRSALRHYIFNFVNVFLVSVIAGTAFQQLNSFLHKSANEIPKTIGVAIPMKATFFITYIMIDGWAGVAGEILRLKPLIFFHLRNFFLVKTEKDREEAMNPGSIGFNTGEPQIQLYFLLGLVYAVVTPVLLPFILVFFVLAYVVFRHQIINVYNQQYESAASFWPDVHGRIISALVFSQLILMGLLSTKGAAQSTPFLIALPVLTISFQRYCKARYEPAFVSYPLQEAMMKDTLERAREPNLNLKAYLQYAYVHPVFKNDEGDEDYDDVYDVKLDESVLVPTKRQSRKNTPAPSKTSSTSSLDCP; this is encoded by the exons TTTCCAAAATGGTACCTCAATGGTTTGAGAAGCAGTCCCGTGCAGTCAGGCGCTTATGTGAGCAAATTTGTTAATTTGGACTGGCGATCGTATGTTAGGTTTTTGAATTGGGTACCAAATACTCTGAGAATGCCAGAGCCAGAGCTCATTGATCATGCTGGGCTGGATTCAGCCGTCTATTTACGAATTTACTTGCTGGG ACTAAAAATTTTTGTTCCCTTAGCATTGTTAGCTTGGGCTATCCTTGTGCCAGTAAACTGGACGAACAACGCCTTGGCTATATCTGAAGTTATGGAAAAGCTAGAGTATAGTGATATCGACAAGCTTTCTATTTCAAACATTCCATATGGATCAAAAAG GTTTTGGACTCATATTGTGATGGCATATGCCTTTACTTTTTGGACATGCTACGCTCTAAAAAAGGAGTATGCGGCCGTTGCAACAATGCGCTTGCACTTTCTTGCTTCTGAAAGCCGTCGTCCTGATCAATTCACG GTTCTGGTTAGAAATGTGCCTCCTGACCTTGATGAATCAGTGTCGGAATCTGTGGAGCATTTTTTCTTGGTGAACCATCCAAATCATTATCTGACTCATCAG GTTGTCATTAATGCCAATAAACTTGctaaactgatcaagaagaaaaaaagcAAGGAAAATTGGCTCGACTATTACCAATTAAAGTGTTCAAGAAATCAATCACAACGACCAATGACAAAG ACTGGTTTCCTTGGCCTTTGGGGAGAGAAAGTGGATGCAATTGATCATCAGACATCTGAAATTCAGAGACTGTCAAAAGAA ATAGATGAAGAGCGGGTAAGGGTGAAAACTGATAGTGATTGCATTATGCCAGCAGCGTTTGTCTCCTTCAAAACTCGTTGGGGTGCTGCTGTTTGTGCGCAAACTCAGCAATCAAGAAATCCGACTATGTGGTTAACCGAGTGGGCTTCGGAGCCACGTGATATCTACTGGAATAATCTGGCAATACCCTATGTTTCACTGACTGTTAGGAGGCTTATTGCTTCTGTTGCTTTTTTCTTCCTTACATTCTTTTTCATGATCCCCATTACCATTGTGCAATCTCTTGCGAATATTGAGGGTATAGAGAAAAGGGCACCATTTCTCAAGTCGGTTATTGAACT CCATTTTATCAAGTCTTTAATCCAAGGTTTTTTACCTGGAATTATTCTGAAGATTTTTCTCATTGTGCTGCCATCCATATTGATGATAATGTCCAAATTTGAGGGATTTCTGTCCATTTCATCGCTGGAGAGAAGATCAGCATTGAGACATTATATCTTCAACTTCGTGAATGTTTTCCTTGTGAGCGTAATAGCAGGAACTGCTTTTCAACAACTCAACAGTTTTCTTCACAAGTCCGCCAACGA AATTCCTAAAACAATTGGTGTTGCAATTCCTATGAAAGCCACTTTCTTCATCACTTATATAATGATAGATGGATGGGCTGGTGTAGCGGGAGAAATCTTGAGATTGAAACCTCTGATATTCTTTCATCTAAGAAACTTTTTTTTGGTGAAGACTGAAAAGGATAGAGAGGAGGCAATGAATCCAGGGAGCATTGGCTTTAATACTGGTGAACCTCAGATACAGTTATATTTTCTTCTAGGCCTTGTTTATGCTGTTGTGACACCAGTTCTGCTTCCATTTATATTGGTTTTCTTTGTGCTGGCTTATGTCGTATTCCGGCATCAG ATCATAAATGTGTACAACCAACAGTACGAAAGTGCTGCATCCTTTTGGCCAGATGTCCATGGACGCATAATATCAGCTCTGGTCTTCTCCCAGCTAATTCTAATGGGATTGCTAAGTACAAAAGGAGCTGCTCAATCCACGCCATTCTTAATTGCACTTCCTGTGTTGACCATCTCATTTCAAAGATACTGCAAAGCCCGTTATGAGCCAGCTTTTGTGTCCTACCCTTTACAG GAAGCAATGATGAAAGATACTTTAGAACGGGCACGAGAACCGAACCTGAATTTAAAAGCCTATCTGCAATATGCTTATGTCCACCCAGTTTTTAAAAATGACGAGGGTGATGAAGATTATGATGATGTATATGATGTGAAGTTAGATGAAAGTGTTCTAGTGCCTACGAAACGCCAGTCTCGAAAAAATACACCAGCGCCGAGCAAAACAAGCAGCACTTCCTCGTTGGATTGTCCCTGA
- the LOC140976835 gene encoding calcium permeable stress-gated cation channel 1-like isoform X3, whose product MPEPELIDHAGLDSAVYLRIYLLGLKIFVPLALLAWAILVPVNWTNNALAISEVMEKLEYSDIDKLSISNIPYGSKRFWTHIVMAYAFTFWTCYALKKEYAAVATMRLHFLASESRRPDQFTVLVRNVPPDLDESVSESVEHFFLVNHPNHYLTHQVVINANKLAKLIKKKKSKENWLDYYQLKCSRNQSQRPMTKTGFLGLWGEKVDAIDHQTSEIQRLSKEIDEERVRVKTDSDCIMPAAFVSFKTRWGAAVCAQTQQSRNPTMWLTEWASEPRDIYWNNLAIPYVSLTVRRLIASVAFFFLTFFFMIPITIVQSLANIEGIEKRAPFLKSVIELHFIKSLIQGFLPGIILKIFLIVLPSILMIMSKFEGFLSISSLERRSALRHYIFNFVNVFLVSVIAGTAFQQLNSFLHKSANEIPKTIGVAIPMKATFFITYIMIDGWAGVAGEILRLKPLIFFHLRNFFLVKTEKDREEAMNPGSIGFNTGEPQIQLYFLLGLVYAVVTPVLLPFILVFFVLAYVVFRHQIINVYNQQYESAASFWPDVHGRIISALVFSQLILMGLLSTKGAAQSTPFLIALPVLTISFQRYCKARYEPAFVSYPLQEAMMKDTLERAREPNLNLKAYLQYAYVHPVFKNDEGDEDYDDVYDVKLDESVLVPTKRQSRKNTPAPSKTSSTSSLDCP is encoded by the exons ATGCCAGAGCCAGAGCTCATTGATCATGCTGGGCTGGATTCAGCCGTCTATTTACGAATTTACTTGCTGGG ACTAAAAATTTTTGTTCCCTTAGCATTGTTAGCTTGGGCTATCCTTGTGCCAGTAAACTGGACGAACAACGCCTTGGCTATATCTGAAGTTATGGAAAAGCTAGAGTATAGTGATATCGACAAGCTTTCTATTTCAAACATTCCATATGGATCAAAAAG GTTTTGGACTCATATTGTGATGGCATATGCCTTTACTTTTTGGACATGCTACGCTCTAAAAAAGGAGTATGCGGCCGTTGCAACAATGCGCTTGCACTTTCTTGCTTCTGAAAGCCGTCGTCCTGATCAATTCACG GTTCTGGTTAGAAATGTGCCTCCTGACCTTGATGAATCAGTGTCGGAATCTGTGGAGCATTTTTTCTTGGTGAACCATCCAAATCATTATCTGACTCATCAG GTTGTCATTAATGCCAATAAACTTGctaaactgatcaagaagaaaaaaagcAAGGAAAATTGGCTCGACTATTACCAATTAAAGTGTTCAAGAAATCAATCACAACGACCAATGACAAAG ACTGGTTTCCTTGGCCTTTGGGGAGAGAAAGTGGATGCAATTGATCATCAGACATCTGAAATTCAGAGACTGTCAAAAGAA ATAGATGAAGAGCGGGTAAGGGTGAAAACTGATAGTGATTGCATTATGCCAGCAGCGTTTGTCTCCTTCAAAACTCGTTGGGGTGCTGCTGTTTGTGCGCAAACTCAGCAATCAAGAAATCCGACTATGTGGTTAACCGAGTGGGCTTCGGAGCCACGTGATATCTACTGGAATAATCTGGCAATACCCTATGTTTCACTGACTGTTAGGAGGCTTATTGCTTCTGTTGCTTTTTTCTTCCTTACATTCTTTTTCATGATCCCCATTACCATTGTGCAATCTCTTGCGAATATTGAGGGTATAGAGAAAAGGGCACCATTTCTCAAGTCGGTTATTGAACT CCATTTTATCAAGTCTTTAATCCAAGGTTTTTTACCTGGAATTATTCTGAAGATTTTTCTCATTGTGCTGCCATCCATATTGATGATAATGTCCAAATTTGAGGGATTTCTGTCCATTTCATCGCTGGAGAGAAGATCAGCATTGAGACATTATATCTTCAACTTCGTGAATGTTTTCCTTGTGAGCGTAATAGCAGGAACTGCTTTTCAACAACTCAACAGTTTTCTTCACAAGTCCGCCAACGA AATTCCTAAAACAATTGGTGTTGCAATTCCTATGAAAGCCACTTTCTTCATCACTTATATAATGATAGATGGATGGGCTGGTGTAGCGGGAGAAATCTTGAGATTGAAACCTCTGATATTCTTTCATCTAAGAAACTTTTTTTTGGTGAAGACTGAAAAGGATAGAGAGGAGGCAATGAATCCAGGGAGCATTGGCTTTAATACTGGTGAACCTCAGATACAGTTATATTTTCTTCTAGGCCTTGTTTATGCTGTTGTGACACCAGTTCTGCTTCCATTTATATTGGTTTTCTTTGTGCTGGCTTATGTCGTATTCCGGCATCAG ATCATAAATGTGTACAACCAACAGTACGAAAGTGCTGCATCCTTTTGGCCAGATGTCCATGGACGCATAATATCAGCTCTGGTCTTCTCCCAGCTAATTCTAATGGGATTGCTAAGTACAAAAGGAGCTGCTCAATCCACGCCATTCTTAATTGCACTTCCTGTGTTGACCATCTCATTTCAAAGATACTGCAAAGCCCGTTATGAGCCAGCTTTTGTGTCCTACCCTTTACAG GAAGCAATGATGAAAGATACTTTAGAACGGGCACGAGAACCGAACCTGAATTTAAAAGCCTATCTGCAATATGCTTATGTCCACCCAGTTTTTAAAAATGACGAGGGTGATGAAGATTATGATGATGTATATGATGTGAAGTTAGATGAAAGTGTTCTAGTGCCTACGAAACGCCAGTCTCGAAAAAATACACCAGCGCCGAGCAAAACAAGCAGCACTTCCTCGTTGGATTGTCCCTGA